From a region of the Paenibacillus sp. R14(2021) genome:
- a CDS encoding carbohydrate kinase family protein — translation MKQYDVIVIGDANVDLVVAGCSDMPGPGQEVFVRNITLHVGGGAALFSLSLARLGLRTAFNGVLGDDGFGQFVKERFNQSGIDTRFIRTSNRNNTGISIAINPEKDRSFISYMGSNAELDLQQLDMRSVVLGRHVHLTGYRGSRNHAEYMDMTRRIKALGLTVSIDVGWDDTGEWYKGVFELMEEVNVFFMNEVEAQHYTGCSSAEACLKTLSAHSRHTVLKLGAMGAAAAVDGRMLYRSGFEVPVVDTTGAGDAFNAGYMYGFLTGQPPEQCLLYANACGAMSVSQFGGSPEALNHAAMEQFIAEKAGRTTDHWQIAQ, via the coding sequence GTGAAACAATATGATGTCATCGTAATCGGAGACGCCAATGTCGATTTGGTCGTAGCGGGGTGCAGCGACATGCCCGGGCCGGGGCAAGAGGTGTTTGTTCGCAATATAACGCTGCATGTTGGCGGCGGCGCGGCTTTGTTCAGCCTGTCGCTCGCCAGGCTCGGCTTAAGAACCGCCTTCAACGGCGTTCTGGGAGACGACGGCTTCGGCCAATTCGTCAAAGAACGGTTCAATCAATCTGGAATCGATACCAGGTTCATACGTACGAGCAATCGCAACAACACCGGGATATCGATTGCGATAAATCCCGAGAAGGACCGCTCCTTCATCTCGTATATGGGCTCCAATGCGGAGCTCGACCTGCAGCAGCTCGACATGCGAAGCGTCGTTCTGGGCAGGCATGTGCATTTGACAGGCTATCGCGGGAGCCGGAATCATGCGGAGTACATGGACATGACCCGGCGGATCAAAGCGCTTGGCTTGACCGTTTCCATCGATGTGGGCTGGGATGATACCGGCGAGTGGTATAAGGGCGTGTTCGAGCTGATGGAGGAAGTGAATGTCTTCTTTATGAACGAAGTCGAAGCGCAGCATTATACGGGCTGCTCATCGGCGGAGGCCTGCTTGAAGACCTTGTCGGCGCACAGCCGGCATACCGTGCTAAAGCTCGGAGCCATGGGCGCCGCGGCGGCGGTTGACGGACGCATGCTGTACAGGTCGGGCTTCGAGGTGCCGGTGGTGGATACGACCGGCGCGGGGGACGCGTTCAACGCTGGCTATATGTACGGCTTCTTGACGGGTCAGCCGCCCGAGCAATGCCTGCTGTACGCCAATGCGTGCGGCGCTATGTCCGTCAGCCAATTCGGCGGCAGCCCTGAAGCGCTGAACCATGCGGCCATGGAACAGTTCATTGCGGAGAAGGCTGGACGAACAACGGATCATTGGCAGATTGCGCAATGA
- a CDS encoding LacI family DNA-binding transcriptional regulator: MQFKIKDVAKLAGVSVTTVSRVLNGEKYVKDDLKAKVNRAIDELGYAPSHIARSLVRNKTNLIGVIVPDLTSSFYATILSSIEEVASANDYNLLVCNISENIDKELKYLNVFQEMRVEGIIIMHEKINEPIRALIHRMPIPVIFSSVKPMDQKFISVIVDDYKAAYDATNYLIELGHDAIGFIGGDMRDITSGQNRYIGYRNAMSASGKKLVEAHIRFGDYKVKSGYEQMKLMLGSNNPPTAVFAVSDDMAVGAMNCIRDHHLRVPEDISIMGFDGSQLTELARPTLTSMEQPIHEMGKVTMDVLLKQITGETIPSEDIILEHRVAARESCMNRMKAT, translated from the coding sequence ATGCAATTCAAAATCAAAGACGTGGCGAAGCTGGCCGGCGTATCTGTGACCACGGTCTCAAGGGTTTTGAACGGGGAGAAATATGTCAAGGACGATCTGAAGGCCAAGGTGAACAGGGCGATCGATGAGCTCGGCTATGCGCCAAGCCATATCGCGCGCAGCTTGGTGCGCAATAAAACGAACCTGATCGGGGTCATCGTGCCGGATTTAACGTCAAGCTTCTACGCGACGATTCTTAGCAGCATCGAGGAAGTGGCGAGCGCCAACGACTACAATCTACTCGTGTGCAACATCAGCGAGAATATCGACAAAGAGCTGAAGTATCTGAATGTGTTCCAGGAGATGCGCGTGGAAGGCATTATCATCATGCACGAGAAGATCAACGAGCCGATTCGGGCCCTTATTCATAGAATGCCAATTCCCGTTATTTTCTCCAGCGTGAAGCCGATGGATCAGAAGTTCATATCGGTCATCGTGGACGATTACAAGGCGGCCTACGACGCAACGAATTACTTGATCGAGCTGGGTCATGACGCCATCGGCTTCATCGGCGGCGACATGCGCGACATTACCTCGGGTCAGAACCGTTACATCGGCTACCGAAACGCAATGTCCGCGAGCGGCAAGAAGCTGGTGGAGGCGCATATTCGGTTTGGCGATTACAAGGTGAAGAGCGGCTACGAGCAAATGAAGCTCATGCTCGGCTCGAACAATCCGCCTACGGCGGTGTTCGCCGTGAGCGACGATATGGCGGTCGGCGCGATGAACTGCATCCGCGATCATCATTTGCGCGTGCCCGAGGATATCTCCATCATGGGGTTTGACGGCAGCCAATTGACGGAGCTGGCTCGCCCGACGCTGACTTCCATGGAGCAGCCGATCCATGAGATGGGGAAAGTGACGATGGACGTACTGCTGAAGCAAATTACGGGCGAAACGATTCCAAGCGAGGATATCATTCTCGAGCACCGCGTGGCGGCGCGCGAAAGCTGCATGAACAGGATGAAAGCGACATAA
- a CDS encoding M17 family metallopeptidase — translation MKFEIEGDRSTDTLIMPIYIEDLPQLPKLRKTPAADKIQPYMGARHAVTWFYGHSGEPDLMLVGLGERTKFQPAGIREAAGNAGRALLKEKRQAADVSFELLQPHGLFGSEAADEIAAWVEGALLGTYVFDTYKGRADADPAVMRFIGQKSPAWTGAVRLGEVRARSTMWARDLTNEPPNRLRPRNLAERAVARFAGTQAQVTVHEGEALERLGFAGLAAVGRGSAHPPVFLEIRYCSDAAKPYTALIGKGITFDTGGISLKRDNDISDMRMDMAGAAAVLGALDILVQSGAAANVTVLVPAAENTPSDRSMLPGELIRYANGLTVQVGNTDSEGRLILADALIYAHRLGAAEAIDLATLTYSVVGALGSKVAGILGDDRLADALKTAGKPFGEHVWQLPLVDEYESYMDSDYADACNISRVGEAGAITASLFLRKFVHPDLAWAHIDMNGPKDASSAKGEFAVGATGFGARMLAAYLMKQDKS, via the coding sequence ATGAAATTCGAAATCGAAGGAGATCGTTCGACGGATACGCTGATCATGCCCATATATATCGAGGACTTGCCTCAGCTGCCGAAGCTGCGGAAGACGCCGGCCGCCGATAAAATCCAGCCTTATATGGGTGCGAGACACGCCGTCACTTGGTTTTACGGCCACAGCGGCGAGCCCGACCTCATGCTTGTCGGGTTGGGAGAGCGAACGAAGTTTCAACCTGCCGGGATCCGCGAGGCGGCGGGCAATGCGGGACGGGCGCTGCTGAAGGAGAAGCGGCAGGCGGCTGACGTATCGTTCGAGCTGCTGCAGCCTCATGGGCTCTTCGGCAGCGAGGCTGCGGACGAGATTGCCGCATGGGTCGAGGGAGCACTGCTCGGTACGTATGTGTTCGATACGTATAAGGGCCGGGCGGATGCTGACCCTGCCGTCATGCGTTTCATTGGGCAGAAGAGTCCGGCATGGACTGGGGCTGTTCGCCTCGGCGAAGTGCGCGCGCGCAGCACGATGTGGGCACGCGATCTGACCAATGAGCCGCCGAACCGGCTGCGGCCCCGCAATTTGGCGGAGCGGGCAGTGGCGCGCTTCGCGGGTACGCAGGCGCAAGTCACCGTGCATGAGGGCGAAGCGCTGGAACGCCTCGGATTCGCCGGACTGGCTGCGGTAGGCCGAGGAAGCGCGCATCCTCCCGTATTTTTGGAGATCCGTTACTGTTCTGATGCCGCGAAACCGTATACCGCTCTGATCGGCAAAGGGATCACCTTCGATACGGGCGGCATCAGCCTCAAGCGCGACAATGACATCAGCGACATGCGCATGGATATGGCCGGAGCGGCAGCGGTGCTTGGAGCCCTTGATATTCTGGTTCAAAGCGGCGCGGCAGCGAATGTGACCGTGCTTGTCCCCGCTGCGGAGAATACGCCGTCGGATCGCTCGATGCTGCCGGGCGAATTAATCCGCTACGCGAACGGGCTGACCGTTCAAGTCGGGAATACCGACTCGGAAGGGCGGCTTATCCTGGCCGATGCGTTGATTTACGCCCATCGCCTCGGCGCGGCGGAGGCGATCGATTTGGCCACGCTGACGTATTCCGTCGTCGGCGCGCTCGGCTCCAAGGTTGCCGGCATCTTGGGCGATGACCGTTTGGCGGACGCCCTGAAAACCGCAGGCAAACCGTTTGGCGAGCACGTTTGGCAGCTCCCTTTGGTGGATGAATACGAATCGTATATGGACAGCGATTATGCCGACGCCTGCAACATCAGCCGGGTAGGCGAAGCGGGAGCGATTACGGCTTCTTTATTCCTGCGTAAATTCGTTCATCCTGACCTTGCTTGGGCGCATATCGATATGAACGGTCCGAAAGACGCCTCCTCCGCCAAAGGCGAGTTCGCCGTTGGAGCGACGGGCTTCGGCGCACGCATGCTGGCCGCCTATCTGATGAAGCAGGACAAGTCGTAA
- a CDS encoding alpha-L-fucosidase, protein MDQTIQAAALVTPSERQLVWQEMEFYGFIHYTVNTFTNLEWGHGSEDPAVFNPAELDASQWVEVCKSAGMKGLILTCKHHDGFCLWPSRYTDHSVKSSPWKAGKGDLVREVADACRAGGIRFGIYLSPWDLHEPTYGDSEAYNAYFLNQLRELLTEYGDIFCVWFDGACGEGPNGKRQVYDWDRYYRLIRELQPNAVISVCGPDVRWCGNEAGHTRTAEWSVVPASMRDNEKIQENSQQADDGEFAKRIHSQDDDLGSRDVIRDAGELVWYPAEVNTSIRPGWFYHAEEDDRVKTLDELLNVYVRSVGGNAAFLLNLPPDRRGLIHENDAKRMGELGQAIRNMFPVDLCAKATAAASSELDDRHGADKLFDGNSDTFWRPLEGMEQAELIIDLQEKQSFDAIILMEQIRLGQRIESFVLTWKDGEEWKALDQGTVVGYKRICRFGKVSARYIKLTITASRWFPTLRSFQAYLSH, encoded by the coding sequence ATGGATCAAACCATACAGGCTGCCGCGTTGGTAACGCCGTCCGAACGCCAGCTCGTTTGGCAGGAGATGGAGTTCTACGGCTTCATTCACTATACGGTCAATACCTTTACGAATTTGGAATGGGGTCACGGCAGCGAGGACCCGGCTGTCTTCAATCCGGCGGAGCTCGACGCCTCCCAGTGGGTAGAAGTATGCAAATCGGCGGGGATGAAGGGATTGATCTTAACCTGCAAGCATCATGACGGATTCTGCTTATGGCCGAGCCGGTATACCGATCATTCGGTCAAAAGCAGTCCGTGGAAAGCCGGCAAAGGCGATTTGGTGCGCGAGGTTGCCGACGCTTGCCGCGCTGGCGGCATACGCTTCGGCATCTATCTCTCGCCATGGGATCTGCATGAACCGACCTATGGCGATTCGGAGGCTTACAATGCTTATTTCTTGAACCAGCTCCGGGAGCTTCTGACGGAATACGGCGATATTTTTTGTGTATGGTTCGACGGCGCATGCGGGGAAGGGCCGAACGGCAAAAGGCAGGTATACGACTGGGATCGTTATTATCGCTTGATCCGCGAGCTGCAGCCGAATGCCGTTATCTCGGTATGCGGGCCGGATGTGCGCTGGTGCGGCAATGAAGCCGGCCATACGCGCACGGCGGAATGGAGCGTCGTACCGGCGTCGATGCGGGACAACGAGAAGATTCAGGAAAATTCGCAACAAGCGGACGACGGCGAATTTGCCAAGCGTATCCATTCGCAGGACGACGATCTTGGGAGCCGCGACGTCATACGGGATGCGGGAGAACTTGTCTGGTACCCTGCGGAAGTGAATACCTCGATCCGCCCAGGTTGGTTCTATCATGCCGAAGAGGATGATCGCGTCAAGACGCTCGACGAACTGCTGAACGTGTATGTTCGGTCGGTCGGGGGCAATGCTGCCTTCCTGCTGAACCTGCCGCCCGACAGGCGCGGCTTGATCCATGAGAACGATGCGAAGCGGATGGGGGAACTCGGGCAGGCAATTCGGAACATGTTCCCGGTCGATTTGTGTGCGAAAGCGACCGCTGCTGCTTCGTCGGAATTGGACGACCGTCATGGGGCAGACAAGCTGTTTGACGGCAATTCGGATACCTTCTGGCGACCGCTGGAAGGCATGGAACAAGCTGAACTCATTATCGACCTGCAGGAGAAGCAATCCTTCGATGCCATCATCCTCATGGAGCAGATCCGACTCGGTCAGCGCATTGAGAGCTTCGTTCTGACATGGAAAGACGGCGAAGAATGGAAGGCGCTGGATCAAGGAACGGTGGTTGGCTATAAGCGCATTTGCCGGTTTGGCAAGGTGAGCGCCCGTTACATCAAGCTGACCATCACGGCATCCAGATGGTTTCCGACGTTGAGAAGCTTCCAAGCGTACTTAAGTCATTAA
- a CDS encoding phosphoesterase: MIINNPYEQAGVWLKGSFHNHTTNSDGWFPLETVYKMYGGYDFLGISDHDKITKHEGEREIPVVFEAIEVSSRQTHMLLVEPPHSIMEGYSNAFTIENYQRLADAASANGGFAVFVHPNRFFSNYWLLEDMLRLEGCLGIEVYNGDGNPEYDIAFDKWDALLSAGRRIWGFGNDDSHVYGQEKRAWNVVQAIDNDKASIMEAIKRGSFYVSTGYGFDAIRVEGDTVIADLRSNELLDKMYKYVTFFGSDGRVLQESTGRIKQARYACRGDEGYVRIAVYLEGGYAAFSQPLFVTQA, from the coding sequence ATGATAATCAATAATCCTTACGAACAAGCAGGCGTTTGGCTGAAAGGAAGCTTTCATAACCATACCACGAACAGCGACGGATGGTTTCCGCTCGAAACGGTATATAAAATGTACGGCGGCTACGATTTCCTAGGCATTTCCGATCACGACAAAATTACGAAGCACGAGGGCGAGCGGGAGATTCCCGTCGTTTTCGAAGCGATTGAAGTGAGCAGCCGGCAAACGCATATGCTGCTCGTCGAACCGCCTCACAGCATCATGGAGGGCTACAGCAATGCATTCACAATCGAGAACTACCAGCGCTTGGCGGATGCGGCGTCGGCGAACGGCGGATTCGCCGTATTCGTGCACCCGAACCGCTTCTTCTCGAATTACTGGCTGCTCGAGGATATGCTGCGCTTGGAAGGCTGCCTCGGCATCGAAGTCTATAACGGCGACGGCAATCCGGAGTACGACATTGCATTCGACAAATGGGATGCGCTTCTCTCGGCGGGACGCAGAATCTGGGGCTTCGGGAACGACGATTCCCATGTCTACGGTCAAGAGAAGCGGGCCTGGAATGTCGTTCAGGCAATCGATAACGACAAGGCGTCCATCATGGAAGCGATCAAGCGGGGCAGCTTCTACGTGTCGACTGGCTACGGCTTCGACGCGATCAGGGTCGAGGGCGATACGGTCATTGCCGACCTCCGTTCGAACGAGCTGCTGGATAAGATGTATAAATACGTAACGTTCTTCGGCAGTGACGGCCGGGTGCTCCAAGAATCGACAGGCCGGATCAAGCAGGCGAGGTATGCCTGCAGAGGCGACGAAGGCTATGTTCGGATCGCCGTTTATCTGGAAGGCGGTTATGCCGCGTTCTCCCAGCCGTTATTCGTTACGCAGGCGTAG